From the Syngnathoides biaculeatus isolate LvHL_M chromosome 10, ASM1980259v1, whole genome shotgun sequence genome, one window contains:
- the vgll4b gene encoding transcription cofactor vestigial-like protein 4b isoform X2 has product METPLDVLSRAASFVHANEEEREAALRGDPRLQSLSLSSSSSSSSSSSSSSSSISSHRTGPPPISPTKRKLSGEQGDSDMDDNEHVAKMSRLFVAQLKPHGDYRSASRDQTRSPMERVVVPSALGVHGNHLYSHAHLQHHHHLASLAAMDQPLALTKTSGVTERNGATALPAGPHPLGVAERQQNRPSVITCAPANNRNCNLSHCPLSHNGCPSLTNNYRRAHANTACDPVIEEHFRRSLGKNYKEPEPAAATATATNSVSITGSVDDHFAKALGETWLQIKNKSAPSSSASSPNSSPDSRMINHNHSPSLVS; this is encoded by the exons GAGAAGCAGCCTTGCGAGGAGACCCCCGACTGCAGTCGTTGTCCTTGTCCTCCTCGTCgtcttcctcgtcctcctcatcttcctcttcgtCATCCATCTCCAGCCACAGAACGGGCCCTCCGCCCATCAGCCCCACCAAGAGAAAGTTGAGCGGGGAGCAGGGGGACAGCGACATGGACGACAATGAGCACGTGGCCAAGATGAGCCGACTGTTCGTCGCACAGTT GAAACCTCATGGAGACTATCGCAGCGCCTCCAGGGATCAAACCCGGAGTCCCATGGAGCGCGTGGTGGTGCCCAGCGCCCTGGGCGTCCACGGCAACCACCTGTACAGCCACGCCCACCtccagcaccaccaccacctggcCAGCTTAGCCGCCATGGACCAGCCGTTGGCGCTCACCAAGACGAGCGGCGTGACGGAGAGAAACGGCGCGACGGCTCTGCCCGCCGGGCCTCACCCGCTTGGCGTCGCGGAACGTCAGCAG AATCGTCCTTCCGTCATCACGTGTGCCCCTGCAAACAACCGCAACTGCAACCTGTCACACTGCCCGCTCTCCCACAACGGCTGCCCGAGCCTGACTAACAACTACAGGAGGGCCCACG CCAACACGGCGTGCGACCCAGTCATCGAGGAGCACTTCCGCCGCAGCCTGGGCAAAAATTACAAGGAGCCCGAaccggcggcggcgacggcgacggCCACCAACTCGGTGTCCATCACGGGCTCGGTGGACGACCACTTCGCAAAGGCGCTGGGCGAGACCTGGCTGCAGATCAAGAACAAGAGCGCGCCGTCGTCGTCTGCCAGCAGCCCCAACTCGTCGCCCGACAGCCGCATGATCAACCACAATCACTCCCCTTCTCTGGTCTCCTGA
- the vgll4b gene encoding transcription cofactor vestigial-like protein 4b isoform X1 has protein sequence MLLTKMDLLNFQYLDKMNNNIGILCYEGEAALRGDPRLQSLSLSSSSSSSSSSSSSSSSISSHRTGPPPISPTKRKLSGEQGDSDMDDNEHVAKMSRLFVAQLKPHGDYRSASRDQTRSPMERVVVPSALGVHGNHLYSHAHLQHHHHLASLAAMDQPLALTKTSGVTERNGATALPAGPHPLGVAERQQNRPSVITCAPANNRNCNLSHCPLSHNGCPSLTNNYRRAHANTACDPVIEEHFRRSLGKNYKEPEPAAATATATNSVSITGSVDDHFAKALGETWLQIKNKSAPSSSASSPNSSPDSRMINHNHSPSLVS, from the exons GAGAAGCAGCCTTGCGAGGAGACCCCCGACTGCAGTCGTTGTCCTTGTCCTCCTCGTCgtcttcctcgtcctcctcatcttcctcttcgtCATCCATCTCCAGCCACAGAACGGGCCCTCCGCCCATCAGCCCCACCAAGAGAAAGTTGAGCGGGGAGCAGGGGGACAGCGACATGGACGACAATGAGCACGTGGCCAAGATGAGCCGACTGTTCGTCGCACAGTT GAAACCTCATGGAGACTATCGCAGCGCCTCCAGGGATCAAACCCGGAGTCCCATGGAGCGCGTGGTGGTGCCCAGCGCCCTGGGCGTCCACGGCAACCACCTGTACAGCCACGCCCACCtccagcaccaccaccacctggcCAGCTTAGCCGCCATGGACCAGCCGTTGGCGCTCACCAAGACGAGCGGCGTGACGGAGAGAAACGGCGCGACGGCTCTGCCCGCCGGGCCTCACCCGCTTGGCGTCGCGGAACGTCAGCAG AATCGTCCTTCCGTCATCACGTGTGCCCCTGCAAACAACCGCAACTGCAACCTGTCACACTGCCCGCTCTCCCACAACGGCTGCCCGAGCCTGACTAACAACTACAGGAGGGCCCACG CCAACACGGCGTGCGACCCAGTCATCGAGGAGCACTTCCGCCGCAGCCTGGGCAAAAATTACAAGGAGCCCGAaccggcggcggcgacggcgacggCCACCAACTCGGTGTCCATCACGGGCTCGGTGGACGACCACTTCGCAAAGGCGCTGGGCGAGACCTGGCTGCAGATCAAGAACAAGAGCGCGCCGTCGTCGTCTGCCAGCAGCCCCAACTCGTCGCCCGACAGCCGCATGATCAACCACAATCACTCCCCTTCTCTGGTCTCCTGA